The Paenibacillus uliginis N3/975 genome has a window encoding:
- a CDS encoding phosphonate ABC transporter ATP-binding protein, producing the protein MIKVDRLMKRVNTEKNPVLNDISFQMEKGEMIGLIGGSGSGKSLLMSCLALREKWDGGRFLIDGDDMLKPGGKKKVRREWAYLEQNPTLNMNRKALKNVLIGQSSQTPLWRMATGMVRSDDYMGAMDTIEHLGLLDKAHRKASELSGGERQRIAIARALVHGAKVILADEPVMGLDPKSAEHVLQTLKSLCEEERLTVIAVIPLELAERYCSRIMGLAGGQIVVDVTGRRLTHGEKSRI; encoded by the coding sequence ATGATAAAAGTGGATCGCCTGATGAAGAGAGTAAATACTGAGAAGAACCCGGTGTTGAACGACATAAGCTTTCAAATGGAAAAAGGGGAAATGATCGGTCTTATCGGTGGGAGCGGGAGCGGAAAAAGTCTGCTGATGAGCTGTTTGGCCCTCCGTGAAAAATGGGACGGCGGACGTTTTTTGATTGATGGGGATGACATGCTTAAACCCGGCGGTAAGAAGAAGGTACGCCGTGAATGGGCTTATCTAGAGCAGAATCCGACACTGAACATGAACCGGAAGGCGCTCAAAAACGTCCTCATCGGCCAATCCAGTCAAACTCCATTGTGGCGTATGGCCACTGGAATGGTGCGTTCCGACGATTATATGGGTGCGATGGATACAATTGAACACCTCGGATTACTGGATAAAGCGCACCGCAAAGCCAGTGAGCTGAGCGGCGGCGAACGGCAACGTATTGCAATTGCCAGAGCGCTAGTTCATGGTGCCAAAGTTATATTAGCGGACGAGCCGGTGATGGGCTTGGACCCAAAGTCAGCTGAGCATGTACTGCAAACGCTGAAAAGTCTGTGTGAGGAAGAACGATTGACCGTCATCGCAGTCATTCCGCTTGAACTTGCGGAACGATATTGTTCCCGCATCATGGGGCTGGCAGGAGGACAAATTGTGGTAGATGTTACTGGACGGCGATTGACGCACGGGGAAAAGAGCAGAATATAA
- a CDS encoding MFS transporter: MSDTVQARQGRIHYFILISVIVAAGLSQGLLLPVLAIFLERMGVSSSVNGLNAAALYAGSFAMTLVAERMLGWVGFKKLIIAGLVLVMLSLLAFPLFPSVALWFVLRIMVGVGDSALHYAAQLWVLMMSTPQNRGRSISFYGMSYGLGFSIGPLGIILLKYGEAVPFIILAILFLFVLLVVIFKLPNVKPERQSASETYMPGRYRRSYQLAWYALIPAFLYGYMEAGINSNFPVYGLRSGFTIEQISSLLPFIGIGGLILQLPLGIWSDRFGRKRVLTVAGILGGICFILIPVAGTSYWPVLILLTLAGGLVGSFFSLGLAYAADILPRALLPAANVVASFHFNIGSIVGPNIGGSLIETGWNAGMFILLGGIYIIFACTSLFFKQKAIPE, encoded by the coding sequence GTGTCAGACACAGTTCAGGCCCGTCAAGGGAGAATTCATTATTTTATATTAATTTCGGTTATTGTAGCCGCAGGACTCAGCCAAGGTTTGCTGCTTCCTGTGCTCGCGATATTTTTGGAGCGAATGGGGGTTTCTTCGTCTGTAAACGGACTGAACGCAGCCGCTCTATATGCCGGCTCCTTCGCCATGACGCTTGTAGCGGAAAGAATGCTAGGTTGGGTGGGATTCAAGAAGCTCATCATCGCTGGTCTGGTATTGGTTATGCTCTCTTTGCTGGCGTTCCCATTGTTTCCAAGTGTGGCTCTATGGTTTGTACTCCGGATCATGGTTGGTGTCGGGGATAGCGCACTCCATTATGCAGCACAATTATGGGTACTTATGATGTCCACGCCGCAGAACCGCGGTCGCAGCATATCATTTTACGGCATGTCCTATGGGCTTGGATTCAGTATAGGGCCGCTGGGAATAATACTGTTGAAATACGGGGAAGCTGTTCCCTTTATCATACTCGCCATATTGTTTCTGTTTGTACTGCTTGTGGTGATCTTCAAGCTGCCGAATGTTAAACCGGAGCGGCAGTCGGCTAGCGAGACCTATATGCCTGGGCGGTATAGAAGAAGCTATCAATTAGCATGGTATGCTCTCATACCCGCATTTTTATACGGGTATATGGAAGCTGGGATTAACAGCAATTTCCCGGTGTACGGTCTCCGTAGTGGATTCACAATTGAACAAATATCGTCATTGCTGCCGTTTATCGGAATTGGAGGACTCATTCTGCAGCTTCCGCTTGGTATTTGGAGTGACCGGTTCGGCCGCAAAAGGGTGTTGACGGTGGCTGGAATTCTGGGGGGAATCTGTTTTATACTTATTCCCGTTGCAGGGACAAGCTACTGGCCGGTGCTAATCTTACTCACATTGGCTGGAGGTCTTGTCGGTTCTTTCTTCTCACTTGGACTCGCCTATGCGGCTGATATCCTTCCGAGAGCTTTGCTGCCTGCTGCAAACGTTGTTGCATCCTTTCATTTTAATATAGGAAGCATTGTGGGACCGAATATCGGTGGCTCATTGATTGAAACAGGTTGGAATGCAGGTATGTTTATTCTCCTTGGCGGAATATATATTATATTTGCTTGCACGAGTCTCTTCTTCAAACAGAAGGCAATACCTGAATAA
- a CDS encoding ArsR/SmtB family transcription factor, whose amino-acid sequence MKYKVSIDVSVVFELLGSFMIYVTRKWTDNLDIGTHLITDMDTRLPQEFRTELGKAYNWPFLDYDVLYALAILREQDTDITSFIDWIGNTAPDDLYPRLLPYMPSLTMEHLVRVKTDYPPLLRLWYEYYFADIEPELEPLICEDAQEKSILLLKMEPEGLIEYATGGVILDDIPVDSILLFPGVHFRPINTYCFYDNILLIQYPVDIPEENEDDPPVVLLRMTEALADPERLRLLRYVANEPKTVNDIATNLNQPYDTLMHHLLILRAAGLLRSHVNAGDQTERFSLRPDGAAELQMFFESYLRLS is encoded by the coding sequence ATGAAGTACAAAGTAAGCATAGACGTTTCCGTGGTTTTCGAGTTGCTAGGCAGCTTTATGATCTATGTAACGAGAAAATGGACCGACAATCTGGATATCGGCACACATTTAATTACGGATATGGATACCCGTCTCCCTCAAGAGTTCCGTACGGAACTCGGCAAGGCATACAACTGGCCTTTTTTAGATTATGATGTTCTCTATGCTTTAGCCATTTTGCGTGAACAGGATACGGATATTACTTCTTTTATCGACTGGATCGGGAATACTGCGCCGGATGATCTATATCCCCGGTTGCTACCTTACATGCCGTCACTCACCATGGAGCATCTTGTACGTGTTAAGACAGACTACCCGCCGCTGCTCCGCTTGTGGTACGAATATTATTTTGCGGACATAGAACCCGAGTTAGAACCTTTAATTTGTGAAGATGCTCAGGAAAAATCAATACTCCTTCTCAAGATGGAACCTGAAGGGCTTATTGAATATGCCACTGGCGGTGTCATCCTGGACGACATACCTGTGGATTCCATCCTGCTCTTTCCCGGTGTTCATTTCCGGCCGATTAATACGTACTGTTTTTACGACAATATTCTTCTGATTCAGTATCCTGTTGACATTCCTGAAGAAAATGAGGATGATCCACCGGTTGTCTTGTTAAGAATGACAGAGGCGCTAGCTGACCCGGAACGTCTAAGATTACTTCGTTATGTGGCGAATGAACCCAAAACGGTAAACGACATCGCAACAAATTTGAATCAGCCCTACGATACACTTATGCATCATCTGCTAATACTAAGGGCAGCGGGCCTGCTCCGCTCGCATGTGAATGCTGGTGATCAGACTGAACGTTTCAGCCTTCGTCCTGACGGGGCAGCAGAGCTTCAAATGTTTTTTGAGTCGTACCTCAGATTATCTTGA
- a CDS encoding HAD family hydrolase, with protein sequence MSKDGQHIIFDMDDTLIHCNKYFDLILGEFFELMTTWFQEYGVTTEQIRTKQMEIDVAGVDKLGFASANFPQSLIDTYQFFCKLHHKTPVLHEEEELFKLGLSVYDQEVEAYPGMVETLDTLQNEGHRLYLYTGGETRIQKRKIEQMKLADFFEDRIYIRQHKNVRALEEILSTGQFNRPLTWMIGNSLRTDVVPALTAGINSIYIKQQREWHYNLVELKHEPHNVLFTVSALTEVPEIIADNAITNS encoded by the coding sequence ATGAGCAAAGATGGACAGCATATCATATTTGATATGGATGACACGTTGATTCACTGCAACAAATACTTTGATTTGATTCTTGGCGAATTTTTCGAGTTGATGACAACCTGGTTTCAGGAGTATGGCGTGACAACCGAACAAATTAGAACCAAACAGATGGAAATCGATGTTGCCGGAGTAGACAAGCTTGGATTTGCGAGCGCCAATTTTCCACAATCTTTGATCGACACTTACCAGTTCTTCTGTAAGCTTCATCATAAAACGCCTGTACTACATGAAGAAGAAGAGCTGTTCAAGCTCGGCCTGAGTGTCTACGATCAGGAGGTTGAAGCCTATCCCGGCATGGTGGAAACGCTGGATACGTTGCAGAATGAGGGGCATCGACTGTACTTATACACAGGTGGCGAGACCCGAATTCAGAAACGTAAGATTGAACAGATGAAACTTGCTGACTTCTTCGAGGACAGAATCTACATCCGCCAGCACAAAAATGTGAGAGCGCTGGAAGAAATCCTATCTACCGGACAATTCAACCGCCCTTTAACCTGGATGATAGGTAACTCCTTAAGAACAGACGTTGTTCCAGCTCTAACAGCTGGGATAAATAGCATCTATATCAAGCAGCAGCGCGAATGGCACTACAATCTGGTGGAATTGAAGCATGAGCCGCATAATGTTCTTTTTACCGTATCGGCCTTGACTGAAGTTCCGGAGATTATTGCCGATAATGCTATAACCAATTCCTAG
- a CDS encoding type IA DNA topoisomerase, which produces MKTLVIAEKPDMGRNIAAVIEPRAKNNRSYLEGEQYIITWAIGHLVGLAEPDAYDPKYKRWNIRDLPIIPEQFRIVPNPKTKDQLKVIGDLAKRCDHIVNACDAGREGQYIFALIQQQLGLHQPVKRLWISDLTAESIKQGFAQLKDGSEFESLTLAARARSEADWLIGMNASRAFTTRHQTLLSVGRVQTPVLALIYDRQKEIEAFESQTFYDVKATFRQDSLEYVGTWQGDRLTSQERSEEIAAKVKGKNGTISKYEVKETKEHPFKLYDLTLLQREANAKYGYSAKKTLDLAQGLYERHKVISYPRTNSNYVNEQNIEGMHKALNMLKSTPYGPMVQGADPNRVHKNNKSVCNPERVEDHHAILPTLKRPGTLSKEEQHIYDLIIIRFLSHFYPPALYKQHTVLTEVEGETFKTNIKELLSLGWKVLIQQDKDKAKERKSSKSKKGKDDEEEESQEWNDRSFDVLADKPVVCLKSEVKEKATQPPKSYTEGTLLKAMESAGKSMEDEELRDAMKDSGLGTPATRAATIERLKKVGYITMQGKKITVTQKGRTAVELIRHAGVELLASPEMTGQWERRLHQISKGEASADVFMKNVQKFTVSIIDKVSTQRPAPPSMFGDSEDGKGKGNQSSKRSRSTSETGKTAFATARSTGEPKSNGDPGASQAASSGVRVPLGDCPTAGCGGQIIEGRKGYGCSHFKSGCKFVIWKEFAGKSISHAMLKSLLTSGKTQLLTFKDKSGGAFKARIALNKSGSGQLTVQRESTSAAT; this is translated from the coding sequence GTGAAGACGCTGGTCATTGCCGAAAAACCGGACATGGGGCGAAATATCGCTGCAGTGATCGAACCTCGGGCCAAAAATAACCGGTCCTACTTAGAAGGAGAGCAGTACATCATTACTTGGGCGATAGGTCATCTGGTCGGCCTTGCGGAGCCGGATGCTTACGATCCGAAATACAAGCGCTGGAACATTCGGGATCTGCCCATCATACCGGAACAATTCAGAATTGTTCCGAATCCGAAGACCAAGGATCAGCTCAAAGTTATTGGAGATCTTGCCAAGCGCTGTGATCATATAGTGAATGCCTGCGATGCGGGGAGAGAAGGACAGTACATTTTTGCGTTAATCCAGCAGCAACTGGGGCTTCATCAGCCGGTGAAACGGCTCTGGATATCAGATTTGACAGCCGAGAGCATCAAGCAGGGGTTCGCCCAATTGAAGGATGGTTCTGAATTTGAATCATTAACGCTCGCGGCAAGGGCTCGCAGTGAAGCAGACTGGCTCATCGGAATGAATGCATCAAGGGCATTTACGACACGTCATCAGACGCTGTTGTCGGTTGGCCGTGTCCAGACCCCTGTGCTTGCTCTGATCTATGACCGCCAGAAAGAAATAGAGGCGTTTGAGTCGCAAACCTTTTATGATGTTAAAGCTACATTCCGCCAAGATTCACTTGAATACGTTGGGACGTGGCAGGGTGACCGATTGACATCGCAGGAACGATCGGAGGAAATCGCGGCCAAAGTGAAAGGGAAGAACGGTACCATTTCGAAGTATGAGGTTAAGGAGACGAAGGAGCATCCATTTAAACTTTACGACCTAACATTGCTTCAGCGTGAAGCCAATGCGAAGTATGGATATTCCGCAAAAAAGACATTGGATCTCGCACAAGGATTATATGAACGACATAAAGTCATTTCTTATCCTCGTACGAATTCCAACTATGTAAACGAGCAGAACATCGAAGGGATGCATAAGGCACTAAACATGCTCAAATCCACACCATACGGTCCTATGGTGCAAGGAGCGGACCCGAATCGTGTTCATAAAAACAATAAATCTGTATGTAATCCCGAGCGTGTTGAAGATCACCACGCCATTTTGCCGACATTGAAACGGCCTGGAACTCTCAGCAAGGAAGAACAGCATATTTATGATCTGATCATTATCCGTTTCCTCTCCCATTTCTATCCGCCAGCTTTGTACAAGCAGCACACCGTGCTTACAGAGGTGGAAGGTGAGACGTTCAAGACCAATATTAAAGAGCTTCTGTCACTGGGATGGAAAGTGTTGATTCAGCAGGACAAGGACAAGGCCAAGGAGCGCAAGTCCTCCAAATCGAAAAAAGGCAAGGATGATGAGGAGGAGGAATCCCAGGAGTGGAATGACCGTTCATTCGACGTTCTAGCGGACAAGCCCGTCGTGTGTTTGAAGAGTGAAGTGAAGGAAAAGGCGACTCAGCCGCCAAAGAGTTACACGGAAGGTACTTTGCTAAAAGCTATGGAGAGTGCCGGCAAGAGTATGGAGGATGAAGAGCTGCGTGACGCGATGAAAGACAGCGGCCTCGGTACTCCGGCTACACGAGCAGCAACGATCGAAAGATTGAAAAAGGTCGGCTATATCACGATGCAGGGCAAAAAGATTACTGTGACGCAAAAAGGAAGAACGGCAGTAGAGTTGATCCGTCATGCAGGCGTTGAGCTGCTGGCTTCTCCCGAAATGACGGGACAATGGGAGCGGCGGCTGCATCAAATATCGAAGGGTGAAGCTTCTGCTGATGTATTTATGAAAAACGTGCAGAAGTTTACCGTTTCTATTATTGATAAGGTATCTACCCAGCGTCCTGCACCTCCATCAATGTTCGGTGACAGTGAAGATGGCAAAGGGAAGGGTAACCAAAGCTCCAAGCGTAGTCGTTCGACTTCAGAGACGGGTAAGACAGCCTTTGCAACAGCAAGAAGTACGGGAGAACCTAAATCAAACGGAGACCCTGGTGCGAGTCAGGCAGCGTCCTCTGGTGTGCGTGTTCCTCTCGGTGATTGTCCTACTGCAGGCTGTGGCGGACAAATTATCGAAGGGCGTAAAGGTTATGGATGCTCTCATTTCAAAAGTGGTTGCAAATTCGTGATTTGGAAAGAATTTGCAGGTAAAAGCATCTCACATGCAATGCTGAAATCTCTTCTCACGAGCGGAAAGACCCAGCTACTGACGTTTAAAGACAAGAGCGGGGGGGCTTTTAAAGCTCGAATTGCATTAAATAAATCTGGCAGCGGTCAATTAACCGTCCAACGTGAGAGCACAAGCGCAGCAACTTGA
- a CDS encoding glutamate synthase subunit beta, translating into MSTPTGFMEYKRQLPADRDPAERVKDWEEFHKHLAEEELQTQGARCMDCGTPYCHTGIDMIGGTSGCPVHNLIPEWNNLVYRGLWRDALERLHKTNNFPEFTGRVCPAPCEGSCTVGLIGQPVTIKSIEQAIIDKGFEEGWVVPEPPVKRTGRRVAVVGSGPAGLATAAQLNKAGHYVTVYERADRIGGLLTYGIPSMKLDKAVVQRRVDLLAAEGIEFIVNTEIGKDISAKQLVDDYDAVVLCGGSTKPREFNIEGSELKGVHYAMDYLNGTIKSYLDSGLEDGKYLSAHNKDVIVIGGGDTGSDCVATALRHGCTSITQFGTHKKAPLERDLIANPWPQFPNVYTLDYAHEEAKALFGQDPREFSIMTTKFVGDEEGNLKELHTIQIERIVDETGRKVYQPIPGTEQVFPAQLALIAIGFDGPEQTLLEQLGLESDRRSNVKASYGKYTTNVDKVFAAGDMRRGQSLVVWAINEGREAAREVDKYLMGSTVLV; encoded by the coding sequence ATGTCAACACCAACAGGATTTATGGAATATAAGCGTCAGCTTCCGGCTGATCGGGACCCGGCTGAGCGTGTTAAAGACTGGGAAGAATTTCATAAGCATTTGGCAGAGGAAGAGCTTCAGACCCAGGGAGCACGCTGCATGGACTGCGGAACTCCATATTGTCATACCGGTATAGATATGATCGGCGGCACTTCGGGCTGTCCAGTACACAATCTTATTCCGGAATGGAACAACCTTGTTTATCGGGGATTATGGAGAGACGCGTTGGAACGTCTGCATAAAACGAATAACTTTCCCGAGTTTACTGGACGAGTGTGTCCTGCACCATGTGAAGGATCGTGTACAGTGGGCCTGATCGGCCAACCTGTCACGATCAAGAGTATTGAGCAAGCAATTATTGACAAAGGCTTTGAAGAAGGTTGGGTTGTTCCTGAGCCTCCTGTGAAACGAACGGGTCGCCGGGTCGCTGTTGTTGGTTCCGGTCCTGCGGGACTTGCTACAGCTGCGCAGCTGAACAAAGCGGGTCATTACGTTACGGTGTACGAGCGTGCTGACCGGATTGGCGGTTTGCTTACTTACGGAATTCCTTCCATGAAACTTGACAAGGCTGTGGTTCAACGCCGTGTTGATTTACTGGCGGCCGAGGGTATTGAGTTTATTGTAAATACCGAGATAGGTAAAGATATTTCTGCTAAGCAGCTTGTTGATGATTATGATGCGGTCGTATTGTGTGGAGGATCCACAAAACCTCGTGAGTTTAATATCGAAGGTAGCGAACTGAAAGGCGTACATTACGCTATGGACTACCTGAACGGAACGATCAAGAGTTACCTCGACTCCGGTCTTGAAGATGGAAAATATCTTTCCGCCCACAATAAAGACGTTATTGTCATTGGTGGCGGGGACACGGGCTCGGACTGTGTAGCCACTGCATTGCGGCATGGATGCACCAGCATTACCCAATTCGGTACGCACAAAAAGGCGCCGCTTGAACGAGATTTGATTGCAAATCCATGGCCGCAGTTCCCGAATGTGTATACTCTAGACTATGCGCATGAAGAAGCGAAGGCACTATTCGGACAGGATCCTCGAGAGTTTTCTATCATGACCACGAAGTTTGTTGGTGATGAAGAAGGAAACCTGAAAGAGCTGCACACGATACAGATTGAGCGGATTGTAGACGAAACAGGCCGTAAAGTGTACCAGCCTATTCCAGGTACAGAACAAGTATTTCCGGCACAGCTCGCTTTAATCGCTATCGGATTTGATGGACCTGAGCAGACACTTCTGGAGCAGCTTGGTCTTGAGAGTGACCGCCGAAGTAATGTGAAAGCATCTTACGGCAAATATACTACTAATGTAGATAAAGTGTTTGCAGCCGGTGATATGCGCCGTGGTCAAAGCCTTGTGGTGTGGGCAATTAACGAAGGCAGGGAAGCAGCAAGAGAAGTGGATAAGTATCTGATGGGCTCTACGGTCTTAGTTTAA
- a CDS encoding dihydrofolate reductase, producing MSISMIWAMGKDQVIGHKGTMPWRLPRDMAFFKEMTLNKTILMGRKTWESFGGKPLSKRLNVVLTRDQEFSLKPEEGIVIHDIDEGMKFAQEGEMMVIGGSQIYEQMLPSADKLYVTFIDEDFEGDTFFPDVNWEEWTVAQEIPGITDEKNPYSYRFVIYERKR from the coding sequence ATGAGTATTTCTATGATATGGGCGATGGGAAAAGATCAGGTTATTGGGCATAAGGGTACAATGCCTTGGCGGCTGCCTCGGGATATGGCGTTTTTCAAGGAAATGACCTTAAACAAAACGATTTTAATGGGGCGTAAAACGTGGGAATCCTTTGGCGGCAAACCACTGTCCAAGCGGCTCAATGTAGTTCTTACACGTGATCAGGAGTTTTCATTGAAACCTGAAGAAGGAATCGTTATTCATGACATTGATGAAGGAATGAAATTTGCCCAAGAGGGTGAAATGATGGTCATTGGAGGATCACAAATTTATGAGCAGATGCTCCCATCGGCTGACAAGCTCTATGTCACTTTTATCGATGAGGACTTTGAAGGCGACACTTTTTTTCCGGATGTGAACTGGGAGGAATGGACAGTCGCCCAAGAGATACCTGGGATCACGGACGAAAAAAATCCGTATTCCTACCGGTTTGTTATTTACGAACGTAAGAGATAA
- a CDS encoding thymidylate synthase: MKNYLELLQDILDHGVEKEDRTGTGTTSVFGRQLRFDLSKGFPLVTTKRIHLKSVVHELLWFLSGETNIRYLKENGVRIWDEWADENGDLGPVYGSQWRAWETPDGRHIDQIANVIESIKNNPDSRRHIVSAWNVAEIDNMKLPPCHFVFQFYVAGGKLSCMLTMRSVDSFLGLPFNIASYALLTHMVAQQCGLTPGEFIWSGGDVHIYSNHMEQVKIQLEREPYSLPTLVIKRKPDSIFDYTFDDFEFKDYEHHPTIKATVAV, from the coding sequence GTGAAAAATTACTTGGAACTGCTACAGGATATTCTAGACCATGGAGTTGAAAAAGAAGATAGAACCGGTACTGGAACAACGTCCGTCTTCGGACGTCAGCTGCGGTTTGACCTATCCAAGGGATTTCCTCTCGTGACAACCAAACGGATACACTTGAAATCAGTTGTGCATGAACTGCTCTGGTTTCTGAGTGGAGAAACAAACATACGCTACTTAAAAGAGAATGGAGTACGCATCTGGGATGAATGGGCGGATGAGAATGGAGATTTGGGTCCAGTTTACGGCTCGCAGTGGCGTGCATGGGAAACGCCGGACGGTCGCCACATTGACCAGATTGCAAACGTGATTGAGTCGATTAAAAACAACCCAGATTCACGTCGACACATCGTTAGTGCATGGAATGTAGCCGAAATTGATAATATGAAGCTTCCGCCATGCCACTTTGTGTTTCAATTTTATGTTGCGGGCGGTAAGTTGTCATGTATGCTTACCATGCGCTCTGTAGACTCTTTTCTCGGTCTGCCGTTCAATATTGCCAGCTATGCTCTTCTGACGCATATGGTGGCACAGCAGTGCGGTCTTACGCCTGGTGAATTCATCTGGTCCGGCGGAGATGTTCATATTTACTCTAACCATATGGAACAAGTGAAAATACAACTGGAGCGTGAACCATATTCTCTTCCAACACTTGTAATTAAGAGAAAGCCGGACAGCATTTTTGATTATACTTTTGATGATTTTGAGTTTAAAGATTATGAGCACCATCCAACGATAAAAGCCACGGTTGCAGTTTAA
- the lpdA gene encoding dihydrolipoyl dehydrogenase, with protein MVVGDASLDIDTLVIGAGPGGYVAAIRAAQLGQQVLIVDKSEVGGVCLNRGCIPSKALISAAHSFESAKHASAFGVNVGDVTVDFAKTQEFKNGVVKKLTGGVGALLKGNKVEIFNGECMFINENEARVFNEHESPRYRFKNCIIATGSRPIELKAFPFGGRILSSTEALELQELPKSLVVIGGGYIGAELGQMFSKFGTQVTIIEGMDSILNGFDPDMTKLVAKNMQKSGVEIVTNAKAESAEQTDKDVTVKYSVNGESKEITADYLLVTVGRRPNTDGELGLDLINVEMTDRGLVKVDHQGRTNHPHIFAIGDIVPGPALAHKASYEAKVAAEAISGLPSVVDYKVVPAVAFTDPECSSVGMTEAQAKEQGYKAKSAKFPFAGNGRALSLNSPDGFVKIVADEETGLVLGAHIAGIEASNLIAEIGLAIEMGATLEDIALTIHAHPTLGEIVAEGAELVLGHPIHVMAPRK; from the coding sequence ATGGTAGTAGGAGATGCTTCTCTTGATATCGATACATTAGTCATTGGTGCAGGTCCTGGTGGATATGTGGCGGCGATTCGTGCCGCCCAGCTGGGTCAACAAGTTCTGATTGTAGATAAATCCGAAGTCGGCGGCGTTTGCTTGAACCGCGGATGTATTCCTTCCAAGGCTCTGATCTCTGCTGCGCATTCTTTTGAGTCTGCTAAGCATGCGAGCGCATTTGGTGTTAACGTAGGCGACGTAACTGTTGATTTTGCGAAAACCCAAGAGTTCAAAAACGGCGTAGTTAAAAAATTGACTGGCGGCGTAGGCGCTTTGCTGAAAGGCAACAAAGTTGAAATTTTCAATGGCGAATGCATGTTCATTAACGAGAATGAAGCTCGTGTATTCAACGAGCATGAATCCCCTCGTTACCGTTTCAAGAACTGTATCATTGCGACGGGTTCTCGTCCGATTGAACTGAAAGCTTTCCCATTTGGCGGACGTATTCTGTCCTCAACGGAAGCTTTGGAACTTCAAGAACTGCCTAAGAGCCTCGTAGTTATTGGCGGCGGTTATATCGGCGCTGAGCTTGGTCAAATGTTCTCGAAATTCGGAACTCAAGTAACTATCATTGAAGGTATGGATTCCATTCTGAATGGCTTCGATCCTGATATGACGAAACTAGTTGCGAAAAACATGCAGAAGTCCGGTGTTGAAATCGTGACGAACGCGAAAGCGGAAAGTGCGGAGCAAACCGATAAAGACGTAACTGTGAAATATTCCGTTAACGGTGAAAGCAAAGAAATCACTGCTGACTACCTGCTTGTAACGGTTGGCCGTCGTCCTAACACCGATGGCGAGCTTGGTCTTGACCTGATCAACGTTGAAATGACCGATCGCGGTCTGGTTAAAGTTGACCATCAGGGACGTACGAACCATCCGCATATCTTTGCTATTGGTGACATCGTTCCAGGTCCTGCTCTGGCTCACAAAGCATCTTACGAAGCTAAGGTTGCTGCAGAAGCGATTTCTGGTCTTCCTTCCGTAGTTGATTATAAAGTAGTTCCTGCGGTAGCCTTTACGGATCCGGAGTGCTCCAGTGTAGGTATGACTGAAGCTCAAGCGAAAGAACAAGGCTACAAAGCTAAATCCGCTAAGTTCCCATTCGCAGGCAACGGCCGTGCATTGTCACTGAACAGCCCTGATGGTTTCGTGAAAATCGTGGCTGATGAAGAAACAGGTCTTGTACTGGGTGCTCACATTGCGGGTATCGAAGCTTCTAACCTGATTGCCGAAATCGGTCTTGCGATCGAAATGGGTGCAACACTGGAAGATATCGCTTTGACTATCCATGCTCACCCAACACTTGGTGAAATCGTGGCTGAAGGTGCCGAGCTCGTTCTTGGTCATCCGATCCATGTCATGGCACCTCGTAAATAA